In Candidatus Defluviilinea gracilis, the genomic window TGAAATGATGAGCATCCCCTATACCGGCTCGCGCGTGCTGACCAACGGCATCTCGCTCGATAAAACCCTGACAAAACGCATCTGGCGCGACCGGCGGTTGCCCGTCGCGCCGTTTCAAGAGTTCATCGTCGGCGACGAACCACTTCGACCCGAATTAAAATATCCGCTCTTCGTCAAACCGGCGCGCGAAGGCACCGGCATGGGCGTGGACACAAAAGCCATCGTCACCAAAGAAAAGGAATTACGCGAGCGGGCGCAATATATCATCAACACCTATCAGCAACCTGCGCTGGTGGAGGTCTTTCTACCTGGGCGTGAATTCACCGTCGGCATCCTGGGGCGCGCCGATGCGAAACTCTACTCGCGCAACCCTGAGTGGTATGAAAAAGACGGCTTCCACCGTTTCCCCATCCTCGAATTGGATATGACGCGTTCCGTTACCCCGAACGTGTACAGCAATGCCTCCAAGTCGAAAGAAGTAGGTGAAGAAGGCGCTCCCGGTTATTTCTGCCCGGCGGTGGTGGAACCCGAATTGGAAAAGAAACTCCGCTATTTCGCCTTGCGCGCGCATCAACTGCTCGGCGCGTTGGATATATCGCGTACCGATATCCGCCTCGATGATGAGGGCAACCCGCGCCTGCTCGAGATCAACACCCTGCCCGGGCTCACGCCTGATTACAGCGATTTGTGCTTGCAAGCCAAAGCAGAAGGCATTCGCTATGAGGATCTCATCCTCGATATTTTGTACCTCGGCGCGTCGCGCTGGGGCATGGTTTCTCCGCGCGAAGTTCCTACAGTAACGAAGAGTTAATATTAAATTGGGACGCAGATAAACGTTGATTTACCCTGAAAAGAAAAATCTGCGTTTTCTGCGTTCATCAGCGTCCAAGTAAAATTTGTTTGTCAAACCCACACAAATTCCACATAATTCCACCAACATACGTGAACTCTGCAACGCGGCAACTTGGTATACTGACCGTATGTCAAAAACCATCCTCGTTGTAGACGATGAAAAGCGGTTGGTCTCGCTGGTAGAGAGTTACCTCAAGCAAGAAGGCTATCGCGTTGCCACCGCGCACAACGGAAAAGAAGCGCTGACCGCCGCGCGCCGCGACAAGCCCGATCTCATCGTGCTTGATGTGATGATGCCCGAAATGGACGGTTACGAGTTCATGCGCAAACACCGCGCCGAGAGCAATACGCCGATCATCCTGCTCACCGCCCGGGTGGACGATGAAGAAAAAGTTGTCGGCCTCGAAGTCGGCGCGGACGATTACATGACCAAGCCATTTCGTCCGCGCGAATTGGTGGCACGCGTCCGCGCTGTGTTACGCCGCGCGGGAGAAAAAGAACCTTCTGCCAAAGTGTTGAAGGCGGCAGATATCGTCTTGGACCGAGACACGCGCACGGTTAAAGTAGGGGAAGAGTTCGTTGACCTCACTCCTTCTGAATTCGACATCCTCACCGCGCTGATGGCATCGCCCGGACGTGTCTATTCACGGCTCGACCTGCTGGACATCATCCAGGGAGT contains:
- a CDS encoding response regulator transcription factor, whose protein sequence is MSKTILVVDDEKRLVSLVESYLKQEGYRVATAHNGKEALTAARRDKPDLIVLDVMMPEMDGYEFMRKHRAESNTPIILLTARVDDEEKVVGLEVGADDYMTKPFRPRELVARVRAVLRRAGEKEPSAKVLKAADIVLDRDTRTVKVGEEFVDLTPSEFDILTALMASPGRVYSRLDLLDIIQGVRYEGYERTIDTHIKNLRGKIENDPRAPQYVETVYGVGYRFKRE